The DNA segment TCACCACCTAAATACCAATTTCGGCAATGTAGCATAACTTCTAGGCTAAACAGTGCATCACTATAACGGTTTTCAACAGAAGACATACCACTTTGCGTCATGTCTGCTACTGGTGATAATAACACGCAGCAACTCGGCATTGGTAAGCCATTACGTTTAGCACGTAACAATAGCGATAAAGCGATATTACCACCAGCAGAGTCCCCCGCTACGACAATATCTTCAGGTAACGTACCTGCATCTAATAATGACTGGTAAATGTCATAACAGCAATCCAGCGCTGCAGGAAAAGGCTGTTCAGGTGCCAGTGGGTAATCGGGAATAATGGCATGTAAGTCGAGTGGTTCAGCTAAACGCGCTATAAAATTATTATGTATTGCAGGGGTTTTAAAAACGAAGGCACCGCCATGTACATATAATAATTTTTTCTTCGTATTTGAAAATTTAAGCTGTATTTCATCACACAAAGTACCCGCACGCACTAATTTCGAGTGTTGAATATTAGCGCTAGTGCCAAATACAAATTTATCTAGCGCGAGCATCTGAAAACGCAATTTATTCACATCTTTGGTGTTTTCAATCGAGCGTTTCACTGTTTGCTTCAAAAATAAATTCAGCGCTTTGGCTTGCCAACTAATCAAAATAACCTCGAACAATATTTATACGTATAACAAAAAACTAACCATACCGGTTAGACGTTCCCTTCTAAGCCACAAAGATGGCAGCCCTAAGCCACCACTTTTTTTAACGTGAAGAGATTAGTACTGAATGCTGCTTTGCATTATCAAGAATTTCATTTGATAGGATCTCACAAGCGGCTTCTACATGACGCGAGAGTATATCTAAATCAGGCAGTTCATTTTTGCAACCCACCAAGCCGAAAAACACGTCGTCGTGATAACTATACAAAGTAATGTTGAGTGCCGTGCCTGCAGAGAGTACTGATACAGGATACACTTCGGTCAACTTCGCACCAGCAAGGTAAGCAAACTCTTGCTGACCACGCACATTCGAAACAATCACCGAACCCAATGGCGGCAAAAATTTAGAAATTCCTAACCATTCAGAAATTGACGCGCTTGCTTGGATCAATAACGAAAAATTAACCACCGACTCTGCAGGTAAACTAAACAAATCTTCTTTGACACTGCTGGTACGCTTAAAAATTGTTTCTAAATGCTCTAATGCATCGGCATCAATATTGCCAAGTTCAACCCCTGTTAATGCATTTCTACGCCCATTTCCGATCCTAACGGGCACCTGAGCAACTAATGGCTTACGTAATAAAATACCTTTTTCTTTCAAATAACGATTAAGGCCAATATCGACACAACATAAAATTACGTCATTTAATGTTACGCCCGTTATCTTGCTGATCGAGCGCATTTTTTCGAACGGTAAACGGCCAAAAGAAACAATACGCGACCGTGTAGCAGGTACCGAAAATGGTGTTCGAGGTGCGCAAAATGGTAACGCCGGCCCTTGATCTCGTAGGTTGAGGAAT comes from the Moritella yayanosii genome and includes:
- a CDS encoding alpha/beta hydrolase: MISWQAKALNLFLKQTVKRSIENTKDVNKLRFQMLALDKFVFGTSANIQHSKLVRAGTLCDEIQLKFSNTKKKLLYVHGGAFVFKTPAIHNNFIARLAEPLDLHAIIPDYPLAPEQPFPAALDCCYDIYQSLLDAGTLPEDIVVAGDSAGGNIALSLLLRAKRNGLPMPSCCVLLSPVADMTQSGMSSVENRYSDALFSLEVMLHCRNWYLGGDNTDLHNDEISPLFGDFTGLPPFMFHVGSTELMRDDSTRLAAFMQAKGVDAHLQIWHQMPHVFPLFEQLPESKAALIQIIDFIKKHLK
- a CDS encoding wax ester/triacylglycerol synthase family O-acyltransferase; this encodes MEQLSLVETSFLLSESTASPKHFSGLQIFEPPKDYEGNFARDLFQKLIMDPAVATPFNFKLKKSMGGLYYWVHDSQFDFNYHIRMSMLPGDGTDEQLRDLVERLHSHLIDRTRPLWEVYLIEGLSEGRFAIFTKIHYAMADGKMANSWLSGYLQSDQSVNDYRPFWQIPSFRPGYKESVGLIESALSTYMSGLKQLKSIPGIIRLGTRMGLKFLNLRDQGPALPFCAPRTPFSVPATRSRIVSFGRLPFEKMRSISKITGVTLNDVILCCVDIGLNRYLKEKGILLRKPLVAQVPVRIGNGRRNALTGVELGNIDADALEHLETIFKRTSSVKEDLFSLPAESVVNFSLLIQASASISEWLGISKFLPPLGSVIVSNVRGQQEFAYLAGAKLTEVYPVSVLSAGTALNITLYSYHDDVFFGLVGCKNELPDLDILSRHVEAACEILSNEILDNAKQHSVLISSR